The region GCGCCGAGGACAGAACCTACTACAACCACTGCTGCAAGAAGCTGTACTACCTGTCGGAAGAAGAGTTGCTTAACAGGCCGGAATTCGTAGAAAGGGGGAGGGCGAAGGCGACGCAGTTCCTGAGGCAGTTCAGCAGAGCCATGGGCATCGACAAGTGCACGCACAACCTGGCGTtgctcttcttcgactGCTACCTCGACCGCCTCTCGAGGGACCACCAGAGGCACCCGCTGAGCACCTGGAACTCCGTGCCCACCGACGCAACCTCAGACACGATTTACAATCTCCGCAGAAACTACCACGAATATTCCGATGAGGATGTGCTCAAGATAGCGGTCGCGTGCTACCTGCTGGCCGCGGGCCTCAGGGAGCACTGGGTGGACCTGAACAAGGACAAATACCTGCAGCACGCAGTCGACATGAGCAACAACGCCTTCACGATGCGCGAGGTGATCGCGGTGCAGCTCGACGTGCTCAACCGCATGCCCAGGGGCTTCACCACGATCTTCACGTGCATGGAGTACGGACTCTTCTACCTGTCTAACTTGAAGTACATCAACCACGACCTCAGCGCGCCGTACACTGCCAAGAGCAGCGGACGCATGGAGTACTTCGACGACTTCCTGTTCCTCGAGTCGGCCTTCAACTTCATGGTCCAGAGCGGCTCGCTCTGCTGGCTCTACCACTGCCTCACCAAGTGGGACGACTACTACATCAGCAAGAACTGGAACCGCTTCATCCCGCCGAGCAGGGCCGCCGCGGTCCTCGTATTCCACTTCTTCGTCTCCTTCTTCAAGATCGACATTGAGAAGGACCTCGTCTGGTGCCGCCGCTTCTGCCTCAGGGTCTTCAGGATGTTCTACGACTCGGACCTTGCGCTGTGGTACCTGGTCTTCAGGGAGAACATCAGCTCGTTCCTCGTGTGCCTGGAGCGGTCCTCCGACCGCATGTACAAGATGCGTGCTCTGTTCGAAATGAGCTCGAACGTGTTCAGGTCCGCCGAGGCCTCAGTCAACTCCTACCACGCGAGGATCATTTTGGAGTACTTCGGGGCGACCGCCGCCTCCCCCGCGAACAACCGCCAGGCTCCCACCAAGGCAAACATATTAACCGCTGGTCAGCACAGCGCTTCCAAACTGCCTAACCACTCAAATCCGCTCAACCACCCAAATCCGCTCAACGCTTCGAAATTGGCTGACGCTTCCAAACTGGCCAACAACCCCCTCAACGGCCACACCTCCGTGGACCGAAGTCACAAGCCTGACCCGCCTTCTAGGAATGACGCAATGGACCTCGACCCCAATCGTGCGAAGGGCACCAAATCGAACGTCAACTTGTTTGGCCTGTGCTACGACACGATCTCATCACTCTTTTCAAACATAATTACGATTCTCAGGAAAATTTAACGCTCTAATATCCTCAAACACAAACTCGTACACGAATATATAACTACTAAGCCTGTGAATGCAATAATATTGGTAACTGTACATGTCTACAGGGTGATAATACATTGACTTCCTGTGCCGCTAGTTGAACACGTCCACGCCCAGCTTCGTCACGTGCTCGTACATATGcctgttcttcagcagcgcaCGCAGGAAGAGCCTCCTCTGCTTCGGGTCCAGGAGCGTCGAGGGGTTCCTCACCAGCTCCGCCAGGTCCAGCCCCCGCTCCATCAGCTGCCTCTCGAACTCTTTCCACTGGTCCACCGTGACCACTGACCTCGGCATCCGCGGCTTTGCGAGCCTCACCTCGAACCTCAGGCTGCCTATGTCCTCGTCGAACTCCGGGTACTCCAGCTCGTGCTCGAAGTCGACGTTTTTC is a window of Theileria orientalis strain Shintoku DNA, chromosome 2, complete genome DNA encoding:
- a CDS encoding uncharacterized protein (cyclin-like domain containing protein), whose protein sequence is MEFLHTMRKVSAMVAETLSKDMVAQCCQSSDIDFQDFLSRSLNLETHLPKLEEIYQMSMMPTMWSDLFGIECRMLANRILLNTNIEVVNLMNTYISRKGVDPAYSQRMNLLGQIYELTTGMYNNTDEALAKGGVAKSDVKSSNLKNTGDKSQDYTLGGTETHSNASTASNTHRQTTTRSQYDFVKSAPEPTQKYAANRNSIDSAVTASTMSTARNDSIQGGYDQASVSGLFSVISNLAVYNERLSKKCAEDRTYYNHCCKKLYYLSEEELLNRPEFVERGRAKATQFLRQFSRAMGIDKCTHNLALLFFDCYLDRLSRDHQRHPLSTWNSVPTDATSDTIYNLRRNYHEYSDEDVLKIAVACYLLAAGLREHWVDLNKDKYLQHAVDMSNNAFTMREVIAVQLDVLNRMPRGFTTIFTCMEYGLFYLSNLKYINHDLSAPYTAKSSGRMEYFDDFLFLESAFNFMVQSGSLCWLYHCLTKWDDYYISKNWNRFIPPSRAAAVLVFHFFVSFFKIDIEKDLVWCRRFCLRVFRMFYDSDLALWYLVFRENISSFLVCLERSSDRMYKMRALFEMSSNVFRSAEASVNSYHARIILEYFGATAASPANNRQAPTKANILTAGQHSASKLPNHSNPLNHPNPLNASKLADASKLANNPLNGHTSVDRSHKPDPPSRNDAMDLDPNRAKGTKSNVNLFGLCYDTISSLFSNIITILRKI